The window AAATTATAAATGATCATATAAGAACTATAACAATGCCTTTATGATTTTTATCTCAAACTACAAATTActcctttttaatatttttttttactctttttgatatacataaattaattaagatatttttttgataaaaaattgaTCAAGATAAATTTGTGTTAATAAATAGTTAATAACTTAATATATATTGTTTACTTCTTGGCCAAAtcgtaagttttttttttttttttttttttatcaaaagtaaaatattttaaaaacgtaTTCAAAACCAAAGTAAAATTTATTGTGTATCATTCAGCTGAATGTCCATGTGGACCTGAGTCAATTGCAAAACCGAAACAGAGGTTGAGTCGTTATGACTTATAAGAGGCTCTGTGTTTTCGACTTTTACTATGTTTGCTCTATGTTGTCTCAAATTGTCTCTTCTCAACAGCACAAAACACGCGCATGAGGCAAGACTGCAAGAGCTCGAGGTTTCGGTCTGAGGTTCAAGCTGAGTACTTAGGATTTTGTGTCTGTGACAAGATTTCACAGGTTGGTGCCACTTCCTGTTCCTCGTTTTCCCTTTAGGGTCTGATACTCATGCATTCTGTTACTCTTTTAAaaagtgttaattttaatttgtttggacGACCCATCAAATTTTAGAGAGTAAAAATTGGATCTTTTGTTGGGGTTTACGCGTTCCCTGAAAATAGAAAtcatgggtttttttttttattcccaCTACGTGTTCGACAATATGTTCAAGTTAACCCCCTTCCGGTTTTTATACATGTTGTCTCAAATCTGGTTTGAATTGGTGCActgcttctttctttttccttattctcaATGAAAATTGTTATCACGGGTTCACTGATTTGTTGCATTTATATGGATTTGGAGATATATGACTATATGTTAACAATTCAGGGCCATAGTCACATATATGCTATATGAATTAGATGTATTATCGTGGCGTTTTTGAACAACAAAGGAAATTTCTCCTTTTTTGCATTGATGTGGCATGAACAGAAGTTTTCTAGTTTACAATCTGGAGGTTTTGAATGAGTAAAGATGAAAAATCTTGTTTATATCATGGATATTCAAGATCGTTGTTGAAATCTCTGGATGATGGCGCGCTCAGAAGCTGTAAGTTCAGTAGGAGATAATATGTCGGTAGATAATGGATCAAGGAAGCCTCGGATTCTACTCGCAGCTAGTGGGAGTGTGGCTGCTGTCAAATTTGCAAATCTTTGTCATTGTTTTTCTGAGTGGGCAGAAGTAAGAGCAGTTGCAACGACTGCGTCACTGCATTTTATTGACAGAGAAGCAATTCCTAAGGATATAGTTTTATATACTGACGATAATGAATGGTCAAGTTGGACGAAACTAGGAGATAGTGTGCTTCACATTGAGCTTCGCAAATGGGCTGATATCATGGTCATCGCTCCATTATCGGCAAACACTCTTGGCAAGGTAATTAGATTTATACATGTTGCACATTTTGCCCCTAAACCCAAAACATATTTTATCGTACGTGGGATTTAAAACTAGTTTGTCTTTGACTTTAAATTACATTTCTAGCAAGTTTACACAATATTATGTGTGTTCCAATGCATCACATGGGCTTCGTTTGGTAACTGTCTCAGCATAGAGGCACTGGGACAGTATAGATGGAGAAAATCTGTACACATTGTCTCTATATTTTAGATGGATAGAAAATATAGAGAAACCATGTTCTGGGACAGAAACATTTCACCTATCTTTGTGTCGATCTCTTTGCAAACAAGTTAGTGGCTTTCAAAGTCTTCATATTCTGTCCCGGGACAGTCTCCGATTGTAACCATGATCTTTTGTTTTACTATGCATCTTATTAGTTTACAAATATATTTCTATTTCAGCATAAGCAATCACCAATCattgctttatttatttttttcttatttcgcGATTATATGTGCTGTTCTAGATTGCCGGAGGGTTGTGTGACAATCTACTGACATGTATTGTTCGAGCATGGGACTACAGTAAGCCATTCTTTGTTGCACCAGCCATGAACACTTTCATGTGGAACAATCCTTTCACGGAACGACATCTCATCGCCATTGACGAGCTCGGTATATCTCTCATCCCTCCGGTTACAAAGCGGTTAGCTTGTGGTGATTATGGCAATGGTGCAATGGCTGAACCAGCTACCATTTACTCTACTGTGAGGCTCTTTTACGAGTCAAAGGCTCAACAAGGTAATGGTGACGTGTAGGAATGTTGATGATTATACAAGTGTGAATGACCTTTATAGTACTTGCCTTGACCCCTTGATCTGGTTTTATTTGCATTCTTTTTTAGAATTATGTTTCTCTTACATTCAGGTCTAATCTGATCATAGCAGATGGTGTGTATTAATATTGCTATAGCATTCTCCTAATTTCTAGAGGGATGCTTTTGTATCTCTTCAGTAACAGCTCTAGGTGTGTATGCTCTTCTagctttattaataataaaattttagcaAAATATAGGGTTTTGTGTAAAACCTGGTCAAATCTtaattaaataagtaattaattaaatatggttgaaaatgattgaaaaatttagcAATTGAAATTTGACAATTTAaagatgatatttggattcaaagGATTTTTCTGAGTCGAAAAACATATTTTTCTTCGTAAAAATGCGCACTGAAAATTTGACTGGCAGTACTGGCTGAGATCGGCCCGGTACTACagttgagaaaattaattatgagtgaaaaatgttaaaaagttaaaattcaTGTTTGAGAAGGTAAAAATGTTTAAAACGTAGATTAAAACGTTAATTTTAAAGGCTTTGGCCCAGGGCCAAACGGGCCATATATGTGAACTAGGCCCAAGTTGGGTCCAAGCCAGCATATATAAGCCTTAACTAAAGGCCATTCAGCACAACACCACACCATTCATTAGTGTTCATGTTGAAATTGAAAGAGAGGGGAGAATGAGTGAAACCCTAGCTCCATAAACACTAAAtccaccataactttctctctgGAGCTTCAATTGTCgtaccgtttgcagccacgcgaagCCCTTCTCATCTTCTACAATTCTATCCAAAAAGATTGGTACGAATCTCGAGTTCTCATACCCTATTTTCGCAGTTCATGATAAATTCGAATTTAAGCTTTGTATATTGAGATATCTtatgattttggttatttaggggTGCTCTAATATAAGTTATTAGTGAGTTTCATCAACCATTTCtgtgggttaaggtaagagaTCTTCAAACCTTTGTGATTTATGAAATTTTATAAATCCTAGATTGATGTATGTATGAAATTGTGTATATTAGAGTGTTTGATGATTTTGGGTACGCATTGTGAACTTGCAATTAGCTTGAGAAGTTTTTGGGTGAACCTTGGAGTGGAGATTCACAAGTGAAGAGCTTAGTTTTGACTTCCAAGAGTTaccggtttaagtttcatttaaataccgTATAATGTAGTATGAAATCCTAGGCTAGATGTTCCTAGGATTAGTTTCATTTATAACAAAAGCTTTTTCAAGTTCTGGTATGGCTTGCGTACGCGAGAGTTGGCCTCTGTCCAACACCCATGCGTATGCGAACATAGGCTGCGTACGCGATTTTGGCACAAAAACGCTCATGCGTACGCGACGCAAGTTCCTCCTCGTGAGTCTACTtcctttcaattatatatatatatatatatatcataaatcCACCTtaagagtcgtaccaccttattatcattgacttatgactcgagcataaagaTTTGAATAAATAGGATGTTCATTATGATATCAAAGCAGTTCGTCTTCGTGAGTCTGAGGGATAGATTGCTTATGCTTCAATATATACTCTAAATTGTACCtgtgctattta is drawn from Arachis hypogaea cultivar Tifrunner chromosome 12, arahy.Tifrunner.gnm2.J5K5, whole genome shotgun sequence and contains these coding sequences:
- the LOC112728349 gene encoding probable phosphopantothenoylcysteine decarboxylase isoform X2 — its product is MMARSEAVSSVGDNMSVDNGSRKPRILLAASGSVAAVKFANLCHCFSEWAEVRAVATTASLHFIDREAIPKDIVLYTDDNEWSSWTKLGDSVLHIELRKWADIMVIAPLSANTLGKIAGGLCDNLLTCIVRAWDYSKPFFVAPAMNTFMWNNPFTERHLIAIDELGISLIPPVTKRLACGDYGNGAMAEPATIYSTVRLFYESKAQQGPGAQQ